AATCTGTGTAAACTATTCACTCTCAAAACctccaaaaatataaatatcaaacactcccttcttaaaagaaaaaaaaaatccatttttttcattctttattaAGAATTAAACTTCCgtttagttttcttttgtcTCCTTCATTAGCTCGCAAAAACCTATCTACCATATTCATGGATGAACATATCGTTAAGGCTCCAAACACGAACACAACGCAAAAGCTAAACACAAGTTTAGACCACGATTTGTCTTTAAGCACTTGTGCTTTTTTCTTAAGCAGCAACGGTTTATCacacgatgatgatgatgatgatgatgatgacgacaATCAGTTTGAGATATGTGACATAGCGACGATAACTGTAGAATCAGTAAGCTACACAAGCCTGAAGGACTTGTTGCCGTTGTCACCGTCGTCGGCGGCGGCGATCACGTCACCGACGAACAACTCGAGCTGGCACGAGATCCCCATCAAGAACCCACTTGTAAAACAAGCTGCTCTGGCTTACTTGCAGCCTATGTCCAGCCCCCCGGAGGTTGGCGGTAGCAGAgggttttttggtaaattCAAAGACACCGTGTGTTGCTGCTGTCAATGTGAGTGCTTTGGGTGGATACACGATGTCGTTTTGAGGAGTTTGAGAGATGAAGATGATAAGAAAGTCGACTGAAACTTTAGAgatcttttattgttttttgtttggaaGTTTTGGTTTTGACCCGTGGATATTGGGTCAATTTGTAAATATtgactctttttttgttttcacttttcacttacgtgtttttctttttaaattttgttttattctatTCTTTTTAGTCGGTGACGCGTAAGTAGACAgacaaaattattgaatacAGACAGCCATTCTTTTCtcact
This window of the Citrus sinensis cultivar Valencia sweet orange chromosome 8, DVS_A1.0, whole genome shotgun sequence genome carries:
- the LOC102619920 gene encoding uncharacterized protein LOC102619920; its protein translation is MDEHIVKAPNTNTTQKLNTSLDHDLSLSTCAFFLSSNGLSHDDDDDDDDDDNQFEICDIATITVESVSYTSLKDLLPLSPSSAAAITSPTNNSSWHEIPIKNPLVKQAALAYLQPMSSPPEVGGSRGFFGKFKDTVCCCCQCECFGWIHDVVLRSLRDEDDKKVD